The genomic region TGCGCAAGCCCGAGATCGTTCTCGTTCTTGAAAGCCGCCGTCACGGGCGGCTTCTGCACGCTGTTCGCACGCTTGCCCCCGAGCAGGAAGGCCTTGCCGCGCAGACGCTCCGTGACTTTGTCGTAGAAAAGAACACCGCGGTAATCGGGACGATCTTCAAGATCCCCAACCGTGATGATCTTATCGCTCGGATCGATCGGAGGATAATGGATCGGGTCGAAGCCGTGCCAGATCACATGGGAGCGGTGGAATCCCCACTCCTTGGCCGCCTGAAGCGAATTGCACACGACGAGGCAGTCCGACAGCGCGTCCACGATCTCACGGCGCAGCTTGTCGACGTCATAGGTTTCCGCTTCGAGCTTCGCGGCGATTCCCGGCCCGACGATCTCATCCCTGCGCCCGAACAGGTTCAGATCCCGCTCCGACAGGGGGGTCCCATGACAGATCGCGATCTTCTTTCCGTTGAAGCGCTTCATGTATTCGAACGCGGCGCCCCAATGGGTCGAGTGCTTCGGATACAGATAAGGCCGAAGAATGAACTCATCAAAATGCAGGATGGCAAAATCATAATCGTTGAAATTGCACTGCTTTTCGTTGACGTTCAGGAAGTTCGCATTATCCGGCAAAGGACGCGACTTGTAGTCCCAGGCCGAACCGAACCCCGGCAAGCCGGTCAGAAGCGTGAAGGAATAAGGCAGCTTCCAAAGATCGTACTGGTGACCGATGTGCCACCGCGTGGTCAGCACCTTCTTCTTGGGATGGCTGACGATGGTCCGCGGACGAACCACCCGGTGCGACGTGGCGAAATGCTCGGCCAGCCCGTCACGCTCCTCCGCCGCGGAGATGTCGTAACGGTCCAGCCAGTCCATGATCTTCTGGTACGTCGAATGCGCCCAGTCCGGAGCCGCGAGCGAAAGCTCCGGATGCTTGCGCATCAGCTTCAGGAAATTCTTAGCCGAACGCGGAGCCTTCTCCTGGTCGGACACTTCCGGTGGGTGGGTCTTGTGGACGGAAACGGCGGTGCGGCTGAAGCTGATCTTGGCCCCCAGCCGGTACAGCCGGTAGCCCATCTCGATGTCCTCCCAGCCGAAGCCGGAGTTGGCGTCAAGGCTGTAGGAAAAGGCTTCGTCGAACAGCGGCTCGCCAAGCTTGTCCAGGAATTCCGAGGTGATCGAGAAGTTTCGGGTCACCGTGTTGACGAAGGCGGTCGGCTCCACGTTGAACTGCAGCCGCATTTCCTTCAGCGCCTTGTCGGGCGCCGCCGCGAAGGCTCCGTGGAGCGCTTGGATGTCGCGGCCCTGGCCCTCGATCCCCATCGGACCGATGCAGACGTCCGCTCCGGCGTCGTCGTGCGCGGCGACATGCGAAGAGACAAAATTGGGACTGAGGCAGCAGTCCGCGTCGACCACGCACAGGATACGCCCGGAAGCCGCCAGCAGCCCCTTGTTGCGGCACCCGCAATTCCCCACGTTCCGGTCGTTGCGGATCAGCCGGATGGTCAGATTCTCGTCGCCCAGCTTCTCGGACGCCAGCTTCACAATGTCCGGGGAACCATCCGTTGAGCAATCGTCAACAATGATGATCTCGATGGACCCCTTAAAATCCTGTCGCTTTATCGAAGAAAAATAATCCCACAAAGAAGCCGACTTGTTGAGTACGGCTGACACAATCGAAAAATCCGCGGCCATCTTCACACCTGAGCAGAAAAACCGTTAACGCGAGCCTGCACTTCCTCAAATTCTTTCTTTATATTCGATATAGAAATGTTATCATTTTTATTTGCAGAATATGCCTTCTGATACAGCACATTTCCGCTGTGATTTTTTACAATCACACTCCAAATTATATTTGGATCTTTCTTTTCAACTTTAAATTCGACGACGCCTACCGCATCTATATTGATGTACACCTCGTTTGTTAATTTAATAAGTGCCATTTTACACCTTGCCAATGCCGTCCGCGCGCTCGCAACCTCCGGTACGGTTACGTCGATCTTCTTGATATTTGATTAAGAATTCCCAACCGCGCCGATCGGCCTCAGACGCTCGGTCCCGGTGTGTCATGGCAGGGAAACGGCCCCAGGAAAAGAGGCGTGGGCAGCCCAGGGCAAACGCCCCATGTCTGTCGCCACCCAGCCATCCCTGAAGCAACGGTCAAATCACGCGGATGAGTTGCACGCTCGAGGAAGCGACAGCGAAAGGTCGTTACCATGAGACCCAGGAACTGAACATCAGCGTACGATTTTGAACAGCTTCCGCCTCGCCTCCGTAGTAAGGGCCATGCCCGGGACTGAAGGGCGGGCACAGCAACCCTCCACCTCCCATGCCCCGCACCACACGCCCGCACCTGGACATGACCTTGCGGTGACACCGCGTTTTCAAGCCAAACGTGCCTGTTTACCCACTATATCAAACCGAGCTATCCCTTCATAACAGTATTGACACTGCCGATGGAATGGCGCACAAAAGGCTCGCCTTAATACACACGCCCCGCAAAGGGGAGACGTGTGTTGTACCAGCACATCGCACACCATAAAGTTTATTTTTTAGACATCTTAATGAACTTATGAATACTAAAAAATGCATCTTTGCACTACAAGGTAGAAGAATTTTATTCATAAAAATAAAATAAAATAATGCGAAAATTTATCGTCTACAGTTTTTTGCGATTTCTTCTGTGTGCCTTACGCGCTTGACTGAATTCCTGGAAAGAACGAGGCGTACTGCGCTGTGATCCGTATGAATACATACCGGGAATCCTTGAGCCTAAACGATGCAGGGCACACGGTTTCCATCATGCCCTTCCCGGTAGCCGAGGCCACGCCGAGCCCGCCGCCCTCCGGAACATGGCTATCCCCCAAACCCCGATTATAGGGCGCCCCCGTTTCCGGCCATCGCCCCCGGCACCGGCA from Azospirillum sp. TSH58 harbors:
- a CDS encoding glycosyltransferase, coding for MAADFSIVSAVLNKSASLWDYFSSIKRQDFKGSIEIIIVDDCSTDGSPDIVKLASEKLGDENLTIRLIRNDRNVGNCGCRNKGLLAASGRILCVVDADCCLSPNFVSSHVAAHDDAGADVCIGPMGIEGQGRDIQALHGAFAAAPDKALKEMRLQFNVEPTAFVNTVTRNFSITSEFLDKLGEPLFDEAFSYSLDANSGFGWEDIEMGYRLYRLGAKISFSRTAVSVHKTHPPEVSDQEKAPRSAKNFLKLMRKHPELSLAAPDWAHSTYQKIMDWLDRYDISAAEERDGLAEHFATSHRVVRPRTIVSHPKKKVLTTRWHIGHQYDLWKLPYSFTLLTGLPGFGSAWDYKSRPLPDNANFLNVNEKQCNFNDYDFAILHFDEFILRPYLYPKHSTHWGAAFEYMKRFNGKKIAICHGTPLSERDLNLFGRRDEIVGPGIAAKLEAETYDVDKLRREIVDALSDCLVVCNSLQAAKEWGFHRSHVIWHGFDPIHYPPIDPSDKIITVGDLEDRPDYRGVLFYDKVTERLRGKAFLLGGKRANSVQKPPVTAAFKNENDLGLAHYQNYVHFVRNFGIFFNPTARSPMPRVRGEAMMLGQAVVTTSTHDADRFIDHGYNGFLCDEPDHAVEVLNQLVRDPGLRRRVGKRARDTAMELFHVNNYMREWEELIAREIDGNAAPPAAMAGDADRGTPWRRTGRIIRNAIKGVLLVHGSEGGTRTWRVDHPEAALRGAGMPVRRLPLETFLKSGREEIALGTHNVIIFHRTPFSGRLGALISEARAKNIVCLADFDDVTFSQAYAEQLVRAGKAEPGNAEDEAKRFAALLRACNGATCSTAPLARMLADEGVERVGLLPNCLSQQLLTASEAARAGRRGAATGGVVRIGYASGSATHNADFELVRPVLDELLRVHPNVHLDLIGFLDPGEFSPEVAGRVHQHRFVEHWELPFQLAKFDINIAPLEINPFNECKSAIKFIEAAVAGVPTVASPTEPFRDAIEHGVTGFLAGSASEWLECLDALIRDGELRERVANAAADACIAAYSPQAWLRNFPSRMEELFDAGSAGTGVDAEPSRPLTVSER